One Euphorbia lathyris chromosome 1, ddEupLath1.1, whole genome shotgun sequence DNA segment encodes these proteins:
- the LOC136218981 gene encoding phosphatidylinositol/phosphatidylcholine transfer protein SFH11 yields the protein MSKSKDCLREIAIQRSEGEESQQENKASSSSSSSYSSGIKSILSNPLKSMKKRRSSQSLQIVLEGAHDPKDEHFVQSFRELLFLDGILLGKHNDYHTLLRFLRMRDFDLSKAKDMFVNYLKWRDDYKVDAIPKELKFEEYSKVKKWYPHGYHGVDKYGRPLYIERIGMVDFNIINEVSSIERFVKYHVSEQEKTLNLRFPACAVSAAKHIASTTSILDVKGVGMSNFSKPARCLFMEIQKIDSNYYPETLNQLFIVNAGSGFRMLWKALRAFLDARTLAKIHVLGSNYLNNLHEVIDASNLPSFLGGNCTCSDYGGCLFSDKGPWNNPKIVEIIQAVCAAVELYKNGEVKGQEDIESEGNKFVENKQKIQALEAVLEQTNLKIKSLEIGLEETKTVLKELAQRIEALKT from the exons ATGTCTAAATCCAAGGATTGTTTGAGGGAAATAGCTATACAAAGAAGTGAAGGAGAAGAATCTCAACAAGAGAACAAggcttcatcttcatcttcatcttcatacAGTTCAGGCATTAAGTCCATTTTAAGTAATCCTTTAAAGTCtatgaagaaaagaagaagcagCCAAAGCTTGCAGATAGTCCTTGAAGGAGCTCATGATCCCAAAGATGAACATTTTGTTCAATCTTTTCGTGAATTGCTCTTTCTTGATGGCATTTTGCTCGGCAAGCACAACGATTATCATACTCTTTTAAG ATTTCTTCGAATGAGAGACTTTGATCTTTCGAAAGCCAAGGATATGTTCGTTAATTATCTGAAGTGGCGCGATGATTATAAGGTTGATGCAATTCCAAAG GAATTGAAGTTTGAGGAATACTCAAAGGTAAAAAAATGGTATCCTCATGGATATCATGGAGTGGATAAATATGGAAGGCCATTATACATAGAAAGGATTGGAATGGTAGActttaatataataaatgaaGTAAGCAGCATTGAAAGATTTGTAAAGTACCATGTTTCTGAACAAGAGAAAACCTTAAATTTGAGGTTTCCTGCTTGTGCTGTTTCTGCTGCCAAGCATATTGCCTCTACAACAAGTATTTTAGATGTCAAGGGAGTG GGAATGTCTAATTTCTCAAAGCCTGCTAGATGTCTCTTCATGGAAATTCAGAAGATTGATAGCAATTACTATCCAGag ACTCTAAATCAGCTGTTTATAGTGAATGCTGGATCTGGATTCAGAATGCTGTGGAAAGCACTTAGGGCTTTTCTTGATGCTCGCACTTTAGCAAAGATTCAC GTGCTCGGATCCAACTACCTAAACAATCTGCATGAAGTTATTGATGCAAG TAATTTGCCTAGCTTTCTTGGAGGAAACTGCACATGTTCTGATTATGGAGGTTGCCTATTTAGTGACAAAGGACCTTGGAACAATCCTAAAATAGTGGAAATAATTCag GCAGTTTGTGCAGCAGTTGAATTGTATAAGAATGGAGAAGTGAAAGGACAAGAAGATATAGAAAGTGAGGGAAACAAGTTTGTGGAGAATAAACAAAAGATTCAAGCACTGGAAGCTGTACTTGAACAAACAAACTTA AAAATCAAATCTTTGGAAATAGGTCTTGAAGAAACAAAGACT GTACTGAAAGAACTTGCACAACGTATAGAAGCTTTGAAAACTTGA